A section of the Centroberyx gerrardi isolate f3 chromosome 8, fCenGer3.hap1.cur.20231027, whole genome shotgun sequence genome encodes:
- the LOC144539601 gene encoding uncharacterized protein LOC144539601 gives MATNAVSLKLPEFWESLASAWFAQTEAQFALREITADATRYFYVVSALWSSTASRVADKFFLAGQQHCVASLLPAPALSPLPGGTTVAAIATDPHRQQDPGLCFYHAKFGPKAKRCRSPCSFSVAGKLVAARFVWHGLKKDVRDWAGTCMECQRSKVHCHTKAPLAQFPVPERRFDHVSVDLVGPLPPSHGFTYLLTMVDRTTRWPEAVPLSSTTSTEVAFIGSWVARFGTPSEVSSDRGPQFTSELWNAVAEGLGVKLHRTTAYHPQANGLCERFHRSMKAALRAALRAALRAALRAALRAALRASLKDSSWVDRLPWVMLGLRTICRTGLQPAAAVFIRHDAHRGPLPPPYNGLFRILEAGDKHFVVDVGGKPEHVSVDRLKPAHLDLDQPIGLALPPRRGRPPALPPPPTLPLFPLID, from the exons ATGGCGACTAATGCAGTTTCCCTCAAATTAccggagttctgggaatcgtTGGCCTCAGCCTGGTTTGCTCAGACGGAAGCGCAGTTCGCGCTTCGGGAGATCACCGCGGACGCCACAAGATACTTTTACGTGGTGTCGGCCCTCTGGAGTTCAACTGCGTCCcgagtg GCTGATAaatttttcctggctggtcaacaacactgcgTGGCCTcgctgcttcctgccccagctctttcaccactgcctgGAGGCACAACGGTCGCCGCCATAGCAACAGATCCTCATCGGCAGCAGGACCCCggcctgtgtttttaccacgCAAAGTTTGGGCCCAAAGCCAAGCGGTGCCGATCGCCATGCAGCTTCAGCGTGGCGGGAAAGCTGGTGGCGGCCAGGTTCGTTTGGCACGGGCTCAAAAAAGacgtgagagactgggctggcacctgcatggagtgccagcgctctaaagtgcactgccacaccaaagccccccTGGCGCAGTTCCCGGTGCCCGAAAGGAGGTTCGACCACGTCAGcgtggacctggtgggcccccttcccccctcccacggtttcacttacctcctcaccatggtggacaggaccactcgATGGCCGGAAGCCGTCCCGCTGTCATCGACGACGTCCACCGAGGTGGCGTTCATCGGGTCCTGGGTCGCCCGGTTCGGCACCCCATCTGAGGTCTCCTCTGACCGAGGCCCACAGTTTACGTCCGAGCTCTGGAACGCAGTCGCAGAGGGCCTGGGGGTAAAGCTCCACCGCACCACCGCGTACCACCCACAGGCCAATGGGTTGTGCGAGCGGTTTCATCGCTCCATGAAGGCCGCTCTTCGGGCCGCTCTTCGGGCCGCTCTTCGGGCCGCTCTTCGGGCCGCTCTTCGGGCCGCTCTTCGGGccagcctcaaggacagcagctgggtcgaCAGGCTCCCATGGGTCATGCTGGGCCTCAGGACCATCTGCCGAACTGGTTTACAGCCCGCCGCTGCGG TTTTCATCCGCCACGACGCCCACCGTGGGCCCCTGCCACCTCCCTACAACGGCCTGTTCCGCATCCTGGAGGCCGGGGACAAGCACTTCGTGGTGGACGTCGGCGGCAAGCCGGAGCACGTTTCTGTGGAccgcctcaaaccagctcacctggacttggaccaaCCCATTGGCCTGGCCCTACCCCCACGGCGGGGGCGCccccctgccctgcctccaccccccaccctgcccctGTTCCCTTTAATTGATTAA